The following proteins are encoded in a genomic region of Mycobacterium kiyosense:
- the yaeR gene encoding glyoxalase: protein MGRMALTSTSIAHVRLTVTDIERSRQFYESVFGWPVLVEIPDNADEATRRRLDFLFGGVIYDMGGALLGLRPVADDRFDENRTGLDHIAFRLSSKDEIDSAAEHLDELGIGHEPIKDIGPSFILEFRDPDNIALELTAPK, encoded by the coding sequence ATGGGTCGGATGGCCTTAACCAGCACGTCGATTGCGCATGTCCGGCTCACCGTGACCGACATCGAACGATCCCGGCAGTTCTACGAGAGCGTGTTCGGCTGGCCGGTTCTCGTCGAGATACCCGACAACGCCGACGAAGCGACCCGGCGCCGGCTGGACTTCCTGTTCGGCGGGGTCATCTACGACATGGGCGGCGCTTTGTTGGGGCTGCGGCCAGTGGCCGACGACCGGTTCGACGAGAACCGCACCGGCCTGGACCACATCGCGTTCCGGCTCAGCAGCAAAGACGAAATCGATTCTGCTGCAGAGCATTTGGATGAACTCGGGATCGGCCACGAGCCGATCAAGGATATCGGGCCGTCCTTCATCCTGGAGTTCCGCGACCCCGACAACATCGCGCTGGAGCTCACCGCACCGAAGTAG
- the cysNC gene encoding bifunctional enzyme CysN/CysC, producing the protein MTTLLRLATAGSVDDGKSTLIGRLLYDSKAVMEDQWAAVEQTSKDRGHEYTDLALVTDGLRAEREQGITIDVAYRYFATPKRKFIIADTPGHIQYTRNMVTGASTAQLVIVLVDARHGLLEQSRRHAFLASLLGIQHIVLAVNKMDLIGWDKEKFEAIRDDFHAFAARLDVQDVATIPMSALHGDNVVTKSDQAPWYEGPALLSHLEEVYIAGDRNLVDVRFPVQYVIRPHTREHQDHRSYAGTVASGVMRPGDEVVVLPIGKTTQITTIDGPNGPVTEAFPPMAVSISLADDIDISRGDMLARTNNQPRISQEFDATVCWMADTAALEPGRDYVIKHTTRTTRARVTALDYRLDVNTLHRDKTATALKLNELGRISLRTQVPLLLDEYTRNASTGSFILIDPDTNGTVAAGMVLRDVTAQKASPNTVRHKSLVTASDRAIHGKTVWLTGLSGAGKSSVAMLVEQKLLERGVPAYVLDGDNLRHGLNADLGFSMADRAENLRRLAHVATLLADSGQIVLVPAISPLAEHREMARKVHADAGFQFFEVFCDTPLQECERRDPKGLYAKARAGEITHFTGIDSPYQRPKKPDLRLSADRSIEEQAESVIQMLQLS; encoded by the coding sequence ATGACTACACTGTTGCGACTCGCGACCGCCGGTTCGGTCGACGACGGAAAGTCCACGCTGATCGGGCGCCTGCTGTACGACTCCAAAGCCGTGATGGAGGACCAGTGGGCCGCCGTCGAGCAGACGTCCAAGGACCGCGGCCACGAGTACACCGACCTGGCCCTGGTCACCGACGGTCTGCGCGCCGAGCGCGAGCAGGGCATCACGATCGACGTCGCCTACCGCTACTTCGCGACCCCCAAGCGGAAATTCATCATCGCCGACACCCCCGGCCACATCCAGTACACCCGCAACATGGTGACCGGCGCGTCCACCGCGCAGTTGGTGATCGTGCTCGTCGACGCGCGCCACGGCCTGCTCGAACAATCCCGCCGGCACGCCTTCCTGGCCTCCCTGCTGGGCATCCAGCACATCGTGCTCGCCGTGAACAAGATGGACCTGATCGGCTGGGACAAGGAGAAATTCGAGGCGATCCGGGACGACTTCCACGCCTTCGCCGCGCGCCTGGACGTTCAGGACGTCGCCACCATCCCGATGTCGGCGCTGCACGGCGACAACGTGGTGACCAAATCCGACCAGGCGCCGTGGTATGAGGGACCCGCGCTGCTTTCGCACCTCGAAGAGGTCTACATCGCCGGCGACCGCAACCTGGTCGACGTGCGGTTCCCGGTCCAGTACGTCATCCGGCCGCACACCCGCGAGCACCAGGATCACCGTAGTTACGCGGGCACGGTGGCCAGCGGCGTGATGCGTCCCGGGGACGAGGTGGTGGTGCTGCCCATCGGCAAGACCACCCAGATCACCACGATCGACGGCCCCAACGGGCCTGTGACAGAAGCCTTTCCGCCGATGGCGGTGTCGATCAGCCTGGCCGACGACATCGACATCTCCCGCGGCGACATGCTCGCCCGCACCAACAACCAGCCCCGGATCTCGCAGGAGTTCGACGCGACCGTCTGCTGGATGGCGGACACGGCGGCGCTCGAACCCGGCCGGGACTACGTCATCAAACACACCACCCGCACCACCCGCGCGCGGGTGACCGCACTGGACTACCGGCTCGACGTCAACACCCTGCACCGAGACAAGACGGCGACGGCGTTGAAGCTCAACGAACTCGGCCGCATCTCGCTACGCACCCAGGTGCCGCTGCTACTCGACGAATACACCCGCAACGCCAGCACCGGGTCCTTCATCCTGATCGACCCCGACACCAACGGCACGGTGGCCGCCGGCATGGTGCTGCGCGATGTCACGGCGCAGAAAGCCAGCCCGAACACGGTGCGGCACAAGTCGTTGGTCACCGCCTCCGACCGGGCGATCCACGGCAAGACGGTGTGGCTCACCGGTCTGTCGGGGGCCGGTAAGTCGTCGGTGGCCATGCTGGTCGAGCAGAAATTGCTCGAAAGAGGCGTTCCCGCATACGTTCTGGACGGCGACAACCTGCGGCACGGGCTGAACGCCGACCTCGGCTTCTCCATGGCCGACCGGGCCGAGAACCTGCGCCGCCTGGCGCACGTGGCCACGCTGCTGGCCGATTCCGGCCAGATCGTGCTGGTGCCGGCGATCAGTCCGCTGGCCGAGCATCGGGAGATGGCCCGAAAAGTGCACGCCGACGCGGGGTTCCAGTTCTTCGAGGTGTTCTGTGACACCCCGTTGCAAGAGTGCGAGCGGCGCGATCCCAAGGGACTGTACGCCAAAGCGCGCGCCGGGGAGATCACCCACTTCACCGGTATCGACAGCCCCTACCAGCGGCCGAAGAAACCGGATCTGCGGCTGTCCGCCGATCGCAGCATCGAGGAGCAGGCCGAAAGTGTCATCCAGATGCTGCAGCTGTCCTGA
- a CDS encoding thioesterase, giving the protein MRMFCFHHAGGGGLAFKAWVKALQPTVEVVPVEIPNRERFATMRDLVDEVIAQLGPLLDEPHMFFGHSFGALLAYRVASARAAAGAEQPRAVFLSAYAPPHLQLPLHVVDQLDNKQLAEFLAEMGLMPAELTRWPSLHAQALTITRHDLKLLMTDEESDTPELSCPIHVFGGSEDPIVKESELREWRSRTRAEFSLQMLRGGHFYLRDRKPLFESLRPLMSTLAAA; this is encoded by the coding sequence ATGAGAATGTTCTGCTTTCACCACGCCGGCGGCGGCGGGTTGGCGTTCAAGGCCTGGGTCAAGGCGCTGCAGCCCACCGTCGAGGTGGTTCCGGTCGAGATCCCCAACCGCGAACGCTTCGCCACCATGCGGGATCTGGTCGACGAGGTGATCGCGCAACTCGGCCCCCTGCTCGACGAACCGCACATGTTCTTCGGCCACAGCTTCGGCGCCCTGCTGGCCTACCGGGTGGCCAGCGCGCGCGCCGCAGCCGGCGCCGAGCAGCCGCGCGCGGTGTTCCTGTCGGCCTACGCCCCTCCCCACCTACAGCTGCCCCTGCACGTGGTTGACCAGCTCGACAACAAGCAACTCGCCGAATTCCTCGCCGAGATGGGTTTGATGCCCGCCGAGCTGACGCGGTGGCCGTCCCTGCACGCCCAGGCCCTCACGATCACCCGCCACGACCTGAAGCTGCTCATGACCGACGAGGAGAGCGACACCCCCGAGCTGTCTTGCCCGATCCACGTCTTCGGGGGCAGCGAGGACCCGATCGTCAAGGAGTCGGAGCTGCGCGAATGGCGGTCCCGGACCCGTGCCGAGTTCTCGTTGCAGATGTTGCGCGGCGGCCACTTCTACCTACGTGACCGCAAGCCCCTGTTCGAGTCGCTGCGGCCGCTGATGTCGACGCTCGCGGCCGCGTAA
- a CDS encoding ADP-ribose pyrophosphatase, with translation MPFIETVASREVYRNPWMVLREDDIRRPDGSPGVYAVVDKPTYALVMPYDGARFRLVEQFRYPVGARRWEFPQGTAPDLADLEPAALAERELREETGLRAATFEALGQLDVAPGMSSQRGWVFLATGITPGAAEREHEEQDMRSAWFSRTRFEEMIRDGVITDAQSIAAYGLLLMRETRR, from the coding sequence GTGCCCTTCATCGAAACCGTCGCGTCCCGTGAGGTCTACCGCAACCCGTGGATGGTGTTGCGCGAGGACGACATCCGCCGGCCGGACGGCAGTCCCGGCGTCTATGCGGTGGTGGACAAGCCGACCTACGCGCTCGTGATGCCCTATGACGGCGCGCGTTTCCGGCTGGTCGAACAGTTTCGCTATCCGGTGGGGGCGCGCCGCTGGGAGTTCCCCCAGGGCACCGCTCCGGATCTGGCCGACCTCGAGCCCGCGGCTCTCGCCGAGCGTGAGTTGCGCGAGGAAACCGGCTTGCGTGCAGCCACTTTCGAGGCGTTGGGTCAGCTGGACGTCGCGCCGGGCATGAGCAGTCAGCGCGGCTGGGTGTTCTTGGCCACCGGAATAACGCCGGGAGCCGCCGAGCGGGAGCACGAGGAGCAGGACATGCGCAGCGCCTGGTTCTCACGAACACGATTCGAGGAGATGATCCGCGACGGCGTCATCACCGATGCGCAGTCCATCGCGGCGTACGGACTGTTGCTGATGCGGGAAACTCGTCGTTGA
- the cysD gene encoding sulfate adenylyltransferase subunit 2, giving the protein MTTDVQAGPAAGPNDHRPVPGQYELSHLRSLEAEAIHIIREVAAEFERPVLLFSGGKDSIVMLHLALKAFRPGRLPFPVMHVDTGHNFEEVIATRDELVAEAGVRLVVASVQDDIDAGRVVETIPSRNPLQTVTLLRAIRENKFDAAFGGARRDEEKARAKERVFSFRDEFGQWDPKAQRPELWNLYNGRHHKGEHIRVFPLSNWTEFDIWSYIGAEKVKLPSIYFAHRRKVFQRDGMLLAVDRHLQPRADERVFEASVRFRTVGDVTCTGCVESKAATVSEVIAETAVSRLTERGATRADDRISEAGMEDRKRQGYF; this is encoded by the coding sequence ATGACCACCGATGTCCAGGCCGGCCCCGCGGCAGGCCCAAACGACCACCGCCCGGTTCCCGGGCAATATGAATTGAGCCATCTGCGCTCGCTGGAAGCCGAAGCGATCCATATCATTCGCGAGGTCGCCGCCGAGTTCGAGAGGCCGGTGCTGCTGTTCTCCGGCGGCAAGGACTCCATCGTGATGCTGCATCTGGCGCTCAAGGCATTTCGCCCCGGACGGCTGCCGTTTCCGGTGATGCACGTCGACACCGGCCACAACTTCGAGGAGGTCATCGCCACCCGTGACGAGCTGGTCGCCGAGGCGGGGGTGCGTCTGGTGGTGGCCTCGGTTCAGGACGACATCGACGCGGGCCGCGTCGTGGAGACCATCCCCTCGCGCAACCCGTTGCAGACGGTCACGTTGTTGCGCGCGATCCGCGAGAACAAGTTCGACGCGGCATTCGGCGGCGCCCGGCGCGACGAGGAGAAGGCGCGCGCCAAGGAACGGGTGTTCAGCTTTCGCGACGAGTTCGGCCAATGGGACCCCAAGGCGCAGCGGCCGGAGCTGTGGAATCTCTACAACGGGCGCCACCACAAGGGCGAGCACATCCGGGTGTTCCCGCTGTCCAACTGGACCGAGTTCGACATCTGGTCCTACATCGGCGCCGAGAAGGTCAAGTTGCCGTCGATCTATTTCGCCCACCGCCGCAAGGTGTTTCAGCGCGACGGCATGCTGCTGGCGGTGGACCGCCACCTGCAGCCCCGGGCCGACGAGCGGGTGTTCGAAGCCTCGGTGCGGTTCCGTACCGTCGGCGACGTCACCTGCACCGGCTGCGTGGAATCCAAGGCGGCCACGGTCTCGGAGGTCATCGCCGAGACCGCGGTGTCGCGGCTCACCGAGCGCGGCGCGACCCGCGCGGACGACCGGATCTCCGAGGCCGGGATGGAAGACCGCAAGCGGCAGGGGTACTTCTGA
- a CDS encoding putative HTH-type transcriptional regulator → MRMSAKAEYAVRAMVQLATVPSGTLVKTEDLAQAQGIPAQFLVDILTNLRTDRLVRSQRGRDGGYELARPGSEISIADVLRCIDGPLASVRDIGLGDLPYSGPTLPLTDVWRALRAAMRSVLEETTLADVATGTLPDHVARMADDYRDQESKRHG, encoded by the coding sequence ATGCGGATGTCGGCCAAAGCGGAATACGCGGTGCGGGCGATGGTCCAACTCGCCACGGTCCCCAGCGGGACCCTGGTCAAGACCGAGGATTTAGCGCAGGCCCAAGGCATTCCGGCACAGTTTCTGGTGGACATCTTGACCAACCTGCGCACCGATCGGCTGGTGCGAAGCCAGCGGGGGCGCGACGGCGGTTACGAGTTGGCGCGTCCCGGCAGCGAAATCAGCATCGCCGACGTGCTGCGTTGCATCGACGGTCCGCTGGCCAGCGTCCGCGACATCGGGCTGGGTGATCTTCCTTACTCTGGTCCGACGCTACCGCTGACCGACGTATGGCGAGCATTGCGCGCCGCCATGCGTTCGGTGCTGGAGGAGACGACGTTGGCCGACGTGGCCACCGGCACGCTGCCCGACCACGTCGCGAGAATGGCCGACGACTACCGCGATCAGGAGAGCAAACGGCACGGCTGA
- a CDS encoding putative prophage phiRv2 integrase produces MARKKANAARRSWGSIRQLPNKSARWQASYVGPDCVRHYAPRTYTAKMDAEGWLVDERRLVELNVWTPPARREAERLAGSLTVADYARTWVEERPLKPRTKAGYESLLERRVEGSLIGAVPLRNLTPQAVRAWHAAMDKDKPTARAYQILHAVCATAVTDGLLPANPCNITKAMAAATKRQATILEPGQVAALADAIEPKRLRAMVLVMAWCAPRWGEAIELRRKDVSADCSVLTIARGATHRNGECHVDTPKSGKGRKVVVPPHIRDDLRAHLDENVAKGPDALLFPAAMGGCHLNDRVFRDYFVDAQEAIDVEGVRVHDLRHFSGTQAARVGNLVETMGRLGHSTVRASLIYQQIASGRDAEVAEALSGLANGGNTPRSV; encoded by the coding sequence GTGGCGAGAAAGAAGGCGAATGCGGCGCGGCGGAGCTGGGGCTCGATCCGGCAGCTGCCCAACAAGTCTGCCCGGTGGCAGGCCAGCTACGTCGGGCCCGACTGCGTGCGGCACTACGCGCCCCGCACCTACACCGCGAAGATGGACGCCGAAGGGTGGCTGGTCGACGAGCGCCGCCTCGTCGAGCTCAACGTGTGGACGCCGCCCGCGCGGCGCGAGGCCGAGCGGCTGGCCGGGTCGCTCACGGTGGCCGACTACGCGAGGACGTGGGTCGAGGAGCGGCCGCTCAAGCCGCGCACCAAGGCGGGCTACGAGTCGCTCCTGGAGCGCCGCGTCGAGGGCTCGCTGATCGGTGCGGTGCCGCTGCGCAACCTGACGCCCCAGGCGGTCCGCGCGTGGCACGCCGCGATGGATAAGGACAAGCCGACCGCCCGCGCCTACCAGATCCTCCACGCGGTGTGCGCGACCGCGGTCACCGACGGCCTGCTGCCCGCCAACCCGTGCAACATCACCAAGGCGATGGCGGCCGCCACCAAGCGGCAGGCGACGATTCTCGAGCCCGGCCAGGTCGCCGCGCTGGCCGACGCGATCGAGCCCAAGCGGCTGCGGGCCATGGTGCTGGTGATGGCCTGGTGCGCGCCGCGATGGGGCGAGGCGATCGAGCTGCGCCGCAAGGACGTGAGCGCAGACTGCTCGGTCCTCACCATTGCGCGGGGCGCCACCCACCGCAACGGCGAGTGCCACGTGGACACCCCGAAGTCGGGCAAGGGCCGCAAGGTCGTTGTACCGCCGCACATCCGGGACGACCTCAGGGCGCACCTGGACGAGAACGTCGCGAAAGGCCCTGACGCCCTTCTGTTCCCGGCTGCGATGGGCGGCTGCCACCTCAACGACCGGGTCTTCCGCGACTACTTCGTCGACGCGCAGGAGGCGATCGACGTCGAGGGCGTGCGCGTCCACGACCTGCGCCACTTCAGCGGCACCCAGGCCGCCCGCGTCGGCAACCTCGTCGAGACCATGGGGCGCCTCGGCCACTCGACAGTCCGCGCCTCGCTGATCTACCAGCAGATCGCCAGCGGCCGCGACGCCGAGGTGGCCGAGGCG
- the vgb gene encoding virginiamycin B lyase has protein sequence MSRIQEVPVAGGPYALTTGPDGAMWVTLIHGGAIARVTDGGGIDVYPVAPQCKPSIIVAGPDGALWFTCAGDDRIGRITTHGDLSSFELPSDSAPLGLTVGPEGALWFTAMTSGVVGRISVDGVVTEVAAPGGMPSMIAAGPDGALWFTLNQRNAIGRLTPSGEMTVRDVPTPRAGPVGIAATHDDAVWFTEILAGKLGRIPIDDAIQELELPGKPHAVIANPIGGVWVSLWGSDQIAGVSADGEVTLIDLPSGSEPHGLALGPDGALWAALEAGYVMRLPTV, from the coding sequence ATGAGTCGCATTCAGGAAGTCCCCGTCGCGGGCGGCCCGTACGCGCTCACCACCGGGCCGGACGGCGCAATGTGGGTGACGCTGATACACGGCGGCGCGATCGCCCGAGTAACCGACGGCGGCGGCATAGACGTGTACCCGGTTGCGCCGCAATGCAAGCCGTCGATCATTGTCGCCGGGCCGGATGGCGCGCTGTGGTTCACCTGTGCCGGTGACGACCGGATCGGGCGGATCACCACTCACGGTGACCTCAGTTCATTCGAATTGCCCAGCGACAGTGCACCTTTGGGACTCACTGTGGGACCGGAGGGGGCGCTGTGGTTCACCGCCATGACGTCGGGCGTGGTGGGCCGCATCAGCGTCGACGGCGTAGTCACGGAGGTGGCTGCGCCGGGCGGCATGCCGTCGATGATCGCTGCCGGTCCCGACGGCGCGCTGTGGTTCACGCTGAACCAGCGCAATGCAATCGGAAGGCTGACGCCGTCGGGTGAGATGACCGTGCGCGATGTGCCTACGCCGCGCGCCGGGCCCGTCGGCATCGCCGCGACGCACGACGACGCGGTGTGGTTCACCGAGATCCTGGCCGGCAAGCTGGGCCGCATCCCGATCGACGACGCCATACAGGAGCTCGAGCTACCCGGAAAGCCGCACGCGGTGATTGCCAATCCGATCGGTGGGGTGTGGGTGAGCTTGTGGGGCTCCGATCAAATTGCCGGCGTAAGCGCCGACGGTGAGGTCACGTTGATCGACCTGCCATCCGGCAGCGAGCCGCACGGACTCGCGCTCGGGCCGGACGGCGCCCTGTGGGCTGCGCTGGAAGCGGGGTACGTGATGCGGCTGCCCACAGTCTGA
- the catD gene encoding 3-oxoadipate enol-lactonase yields MTAHVDVEIGGYRVRILVDGGTGPVVVLCSGLGGRALHWTDTVEYLKNDHTVVRFDRPGTAQTPAVTWRPTLRGEADRIAAVLDALRRPEPAIVVGHSVGGFYAEGFARLHPQRARALLLLDSSIAYDKPRIPLRPKLAAVEAAARLLDTAHLQGPLARAAITLVQRRRPDGLDSQTRSQVHSAAAEPGLAHTVLAEYVAYPELGAELCALRAAHPLPPLRCVVATAHTGWRSRGWRNRQIRLARSLGAQHVTIAPAGHLVMVEQPLRTAGLIRALTT; encoded by the coding sequence ATGACAGCGCACGTCGATGTCGAAATCGGCGGCTATCGCGTGCGGATCCTCGTCGACGGGGGCACCGGTCCAGTCGTGGTGCTCTGCAGCGGACTCGGCGGCCGCGCACTGCACTGGACCGACACCGTCGAATACCTCAAGAACGACCACACGGTCGTGCGCTTCGACCGGCCCGGAACGGCCCAGACGCCGGCGGTGACCTGGCGTCCAACGCTCCGGGGCGAGGCCGATCGCATCGCTGCGGTACTGGACGCACTACGCAGGCCCGAGCCTGCGATCGTGGTGGGGCATTCGGTGGGCGGCTTTTACGCGGAGGGATTCGCCCGCCTGCACCCGCAGCGGGCCCGCGCACTATTGCTGCTGGATTCCAGCATCGCCTACGATAAACCGCGAATTCCGTTGCGGCCCAAGCTTGCCGCCGTTGAGGCGGCGGCGAGGTTGCTCGACACGGCGCACCTACAAGGCCCGCTTGCCCGCGCGGCCATCACGCTGGTGCAGCGACGCCGTCCCGACGGGCTCGACAGCCAAACGCGGTCACAAGTGCACAGCGCCGCGGCCGAGCCGGGACTCGCGCACACGGTGCTGGCCGAATATGTCGCCTACCCCGAGCTCGGGGCCGAGCTGTGCGCGCTACGGGCCGCCCATCCGCTGCCGCCCCTGCGATGCGTGGTCGCGACCGCTCACACCGGCTGGCGCTCCCGCGGCTGGCGCAACCGCCAGATCAGACTGGCCAGATCGCTCGGAGCCCAGCACGTCACCATCGCACCCGCCGGACACCTGGTCATGGTGGAACAGCCGCTGCGCACCGCCGGGCTCATCCGCGCACTTACCACCTGA
- a CDS encoding TetR family transcriptional regulator produces MLRANIVRNALDLFARHGYDEVSLDEIVEASHCSRSTFHRHFGTKEDLLFPGADEYLTAFEHELAQVDDGDDPWVAARAGAIRGLHGFTESLDPDLKASFARLWMSGPIPRRRYQEIVMSWEAVLVVHFARFLGSGSSDGLECQLLASMVTAALRAALNVAVTTGDDVDITAARAFDLVESSLLVHQLRAAARPAV; encoded by the coding sequence ATGCTGCGCGCCAACATCGTGCGAAACGCGCTGGACCTCTTCGCCCGACACGGCTACGACGAGGTGTCTCTCGACGAGATCGTCGAGGCCTCGCATTGCTCGCGCAGTACCTTCCACCGGCACTTCGGAACGAAAGAAGACCTGCTCTTCCCGGGAGCCGACGAATACCTGACTGCGTTCGAACATGAGCTCGCCCAGGTCGACGACGGCGACGACCCGTGGGTTGCCGCACGTGCGGGTGCCATCCGCGGCCTGCACGGCTTCACCGAATCACTCGATCCCGACCTGAAGGCGAGCTTCGCCCGACTCTGGATGAGCGGCCCGATCCCACGACGTCGATACCAGGAGATCGTCATGTCATGGGAGGCAGTGCTGGTCGTCCATTTTGCTCGTTTCTTGGGTTCCGGCTCCAGCGACGGGCTGGAGTGTCAGCTGCTGGCCTCCATGGTCACGGCCGCGTTGAGGGCGGCCCTGAACGTGGCGGTGACGACGGGTGACGACGTCGACATCACCGCGGCCCGGGCCTTCGATCTCGTCGAATCAAGTCTTCTCGTCCATCAACTGCGCGCAGCCGCGCGTCCCGCCGTCTGA
- a CDS encoding luciferase codes for MPVMEPDLDAGLLRDWARAVDAGPFSSLCWGERIAFDNPDSLTLLGALSAWTDRVRLVTTVIVPQLHDPVMLAKGLATGDMLSGGRLTVGIGVGGRREDYNAVGADPKTQTMRGMAERVAVMKRVWAGEKTTDSVRPVGPLPVQSGGPPLHVGTIGPKTIRNAAAWADGVAGITLDLDVGKQSELFDVARRAWAQAGKPAPHLATSFWFAFGADSEPGAARTQVHRHLRRYMNWIPAEYVDAMAPATGWAGTEDDLLVVLRRFADAGTDEVQLIPTSSDIGQLRRAADVVAAL; via the coding sequence ATGCCGGTGATGGAACCCGACCTCGACGCCGGCCTGCTCAGGGATTGGGCGCGCGCGGTCGACGCCGGCCCGTTCTCGTCACTGTGTTGGGGGGAACGCATCGCGTTCGACAATCCAGACAGCCTGACCTTGCTCGGGGCGCTTTCGGCCTGGACCGACCGGGTTCGGCTGGTGACGACCGTGATCGTGCCGCAGCTGCACGACCCGGTGATGCTGGCCAAGGGATTGGCGACCGGCGACATGCTCAGCGGCGGTCGGCTCACCGTCGGCATCGGCGTCGGCGGTCGGCGCGAGGACTACAACGCGGTGGGCGCCGACCCGAAGACGCAGACGATGCGCGGCATGGCCGAGCGGGTGGCGGTGATGAAGCGGGTGTGGGCCGGTGAAAAGACCACCGATTCGGTACGTCCGGTGGGGCCGCTGCCCGTTCAGTCCGGCGGGCCGCCGCTGCACGTCGGCACCATCGGTCCCAAGACCATCCGCAATGCCGCAGCCTGGGCTGACGGAGTCGCCGGAATCACCCTCGATCTCGACGTCGGCAAGCAGAGCGAACTGTTCGACGTAGCGCGAAGGGCCTGGGCGCAGGCGGGCAAGCCCGCACCTCACCTGGCGACCTCGTTCTGGTTCGCGTTCGGAGCGGACTCGGAGCCCGGGGCGGCACGCACGCAGGTCCACCGCCATCTGCGGCGATACATGAACTGGATTCCGGCCGAGTACGTCGACGCCATGGCGCCGGCCACCGGCTGGGCGGGTACCGAGGACGATCTGCTCGTTGTGCTGCGCCGGTTCGCCGACGCCGGCACCGACGAGGTGCAACTGATCCCCACCAGCTCGGACATCGGGCAGCTTCGGCGCGCGGCCGACGTCGTTGCCGCGCTGTGA